AAAAATTCAGACAGTTTGTCTCCAAACGAAAATCCGGTGATTGCACCAATTCGCGACATCCCCATTCAGTGGGTTGCACTCaatttgcaaaaacttatcagCCATTAACGAATACCTTCCTCAGATTTTAATTTCCTACTCGAATGCAGATCCCCATCTGTCAAAATGCAATGGTGCCCTTGTAAGTGAACATTTCGCCATTACAACATGTCTTTGTACAAGGTATCCAACCATTCAATCCCATGCGCCACATATGACTGAAACAGTTCATCTAGTTTTAGTACCCCGGCCCAGGTGCTGATCAATGGATACGGCAGTGTAGATATTGCGGAGGTCACGTGTTATCCAGAGTATTCGGATAGCCCTAAGATCCACGATTTGGCTCTGGTCAAAATGGTGAAACCTGTGCAGCTTGCCAGCAATGTGATACCAGCCTGTTTGGCAAGTAACTGGACCGAGAATTTGTACGACACACTTGTACAAACCGGAGTCGGCTTCAACAGGACTACAGGCAAGTCGATGGTTTGCAATGCCCTTAGATATAGAGTAAACCGATACCATCTACCATCCTCAGGTGCACGGCAGATCTTCGAAACGGACGAAAATGAAGTCATTACCGAGAAACGGTGCTTTAAGATATTCGACCTGGAGCATGTGAACGTAACTCGACCCGGGGAGTTGTGTGTGATCAACATCGACCCTTTGCGAATTGGTCTCGGTGGAATACTGGGTTCACCTTTGCAGTCACAGAATGTTCGAACCTGCATGTCGACCTTGGTGGGGCTGTTGGACTTTGCCATACTAAATCCCAAGTGGCCCAAGCATAAGCCCTGGGTGGATGGTTATGTTCGTATTTCCTACTATCTGGATTGGATCGAGGAGGTGGTTTGGGGAGCGGCGAAACAAGCGAGGCCTGATGGACCTAGCATTGTAAATTCTTTGACGGAGAAGACAGACGAGCCGACTGTGAGTCCAACTACAAATGAGCCTATTAATTATGATTTTGTGTTTCCTGATCAATTTGCCTGGTTGATGGCCAACAGGTTTACGTGAGGTAATCGAATAATAATATTAAACTGCTAAAACAGTGGATCTCTTTTATGCATGTTTTCAACGGAACTTCTGGCCCTTCACATGCTGTTAAGAtattccttcacagattcctCTTGTGTGAACTTAAATAATGTTTCCAGTGATCCCCTCAGAAATACATTCAATGTCTTCTTCATTGACCTCTTATAGTTTCTCTCAAGATTCAATCAACAATTGTTTCATGAATACTACTTCGAATTGCTTTCTCAGTCTGGCAGTCTAAAGTGGATGTTtcttatgatgttttttgaactgTTTCAAGGGGCTTAAGTTTTATCAGCTCCCGTTGTAAGATGTTTAAGGGTATTTCAGCAAGCTATATTTTGTGATTACCTACAGTGAACTACAGGTCTTCTCTGCAGCATCCAGAGGTGGAAGCATGCATAGCTCTCTTATTGAAGCTAATGGTATCCTGTGGCAGCATCCAGTGATAACCTTTGGGAGCTTTTTTTGAGTAAAGATTCCAGAGTTCTGCTGAAGGAGTATTTCCGGAGATCTTCTAGAAGTGTGCAGAGATATGCTATTAAAGTGTCCACAGCTTTCCTCTGGAAGTATCCAGAGGATTCCTCTGGAAATGTGTAAATCATCCGTCTGGAAGTGTCCAGAGGTTTAATTTGGAAGTGTCTGAAGGTTTTCTttagagattcagagattcattaTCCTCTGGAAGTGACCACAAGATTCCTCCGGAAGTGTCCAGAAGATTTCACTGGAAGCGTCCAGAGGTTTTTTCTGGAAGTGCTCAAATGTTTCCCCTGGAACTGTCCATAGTTTTCCATCTTGAAGTGGCCAAAAGTTTACTCTGAAAGTGTTTAGAAGTTTCCTCAGGAATTGTCCAGGGGTTTCCTCTGGAAGTGTCCAGAGATCCCCCTAGAAGTGTCCAGAGGTCTCCTCTGGAAGTGTTCAGATGTCTCTTCTGAAAGTGTCCAGATGTCTCCTCTGGAAGTGTTTAGTCTAGAAGAGTCCAGAGGTGTCTGGTAGTGTCATGAGATCTCCTGTGGAAGTGTCCAGAGATCTCCTTTGGAAGTGTCCAGAGTTTTCCTCTGGAAGTGTCCAGATGTCTCTTCTGGAAGTGTCCAGAGGTTTTCTCTGGAAGTGTCCAGAGGTTTTCTCTGGAAGTGTCCAGAGGTCCCCTCTGGAAGTGTGTAGAGGTCTCCACTTGATGTGTCCAAAGGTCCCCTCTGTAAGTGTCCAAAGGTCCCCTGTGTAAGTGTCCAGAGACCTTCTCTAGAAGTGTCCAATGGTATCCTCTGGAAGTGTCCATAAGTCTCGTCTGAAAGTGTTCAGAGGTCTCCTCTGGAAGTATCGAGAGGTCTCCTCTGGAAGTGTCTAGAAGTCTCCTCTGGAAGTATCCAGAGTTCTCCTCTGGAAGTGTCCAGAGGTCTGCTCTGAAAGTGTCCAGAAGTCTCCTCTGGAAGTGTCCAGAGATCTCCTCTGGAAGTGTAAAGAGGCGTTTCTGCAAGTGTTCAGAGGGCTCCTCCTTAGGTATCCTGAGgcttttttctggaaaacctgTGGCCTACTCTGGAATTGTACGGAGGTCTCCTGTGGATGATTCCGGAGTCCAGAAGCCTCCTCTGGAAGTGCACAGATGCCTCCTCCTTAAGTATCCTGAGgcttttttctggaaaacctgTGGCCTACTCTGGAATTGTACGGAGGTCTCCTGTGGATGATTCCGGAGTTATCCTCTGGAAGTGTCCGGAGGTCTTCACTGGAAGTGTCCAGAGGTCTCGTCTGGCAGTTTCCAGAGATGTGATCTGGAAATGTCCAAAGATCTCGTCAGGAAGTGTCCAGAAGCCTCCTTTGAAAGTGTGCAGAGATCTCCGCTGGAAGTATTCAGAGGTGCTCTCTGGAAGTATCCTGAGGCCTTCTCTGGAATTATCCGGAGGTCTCCTTTAGAAGATTCCAGAGTTATCCATTGTGACTGTGGTGAAATATTTGACGATATAGAACACGTTGTTTGGGTTTGTTctaaatatgaattaaaaatacTAGAATTGATTGATTCCCTTCCTGTTTTATGGAAACCACCCAACGCAACAGTCCGCGATGCTCTGTTTTCTCGCAATCCATATTTCCTAAATCCTATATATAAATTTCTAAAAGCTATTGACTTTCCTATCTAGCTAAATATGTAATCTTTGTCTTTAACAGTGAATTACTATTACCTGCGACTTGAGTGATTGACGGATGTCTTAAGCCACATATCAAACCGATTCCGTTTCCTCAAATTTTCCTCAAGCCACCATTTTGAACTGCACGACGCCTCCAATAATACCATTGAGCTGATCATCACCATCTCATCTGAGCAACTTCACAAATCCATTGAGAAGATGGAGTGACAAGAGAACCGTCCTACGATGCATCCCAAGCCCCGAGTTTAGAACTTCTAACTTGTCGTGAAAGTATGACAAGATGTAGAAGCTAAACAAAATTAATACAAACATTGTATATAATGTTATTGAATTGGCCCCTAATACTTTATGGTAAGGGCCTAAATAAAGATAGGTTTGAGGGTTTTATGCCTATAggagaagagatttttttttcactcctacAGGCTTTCCctcattccaaaaaaaaagaGTTATCCTC
The Aedes aegypti strain LVP_AGWG unplaced genomic scaffold, AaegL5.0 Primary Assembly AGWG_AaegL5_hic_scaff_1719_PBJ_arrow, whole genome shotgun sequence DNA segment above includes these coding regions:
- the LOC110680654 gene encoding uncharacterized protein LOC110680654, which gives rise to MVKPVQLASNVIPACLASNWTENLYDTLVQTGVGFNRTTGARQIFETDENEVITEKRCFKIFDLEHVNVTRPGELCVINIDPLRIGLGGILGSPLQSQNVRTCMSTLVGLLDFAILNPKWPKHKPWVDGYVRISYYLDWIEEVVWGAAKQARPDGPSIVNSLTEKTDEPTVSPTTNEPINYDFVFPDQFAWLMANRFT